In the genome of Nonomuraea sp. NBC_00507, the window GCGTTGCGTGCGGGTGTGCCGGTCCACCCCGCCGCGCAGCTCGGACATGCGGGCCGCGATGTCCTCGCCGTAGCGGACGATGGAGTGCCGCATGTCGGCCAGCCCCGTCACCAGTTGCTGACCGCCGGCCAGCGGCCAGCCGGTACGCTCGGCGGCCGCGGCGAAGCCGATCACCTTGGCGAGCCTGCTGTCCTTGCATCCGAGCGTCCTCAGGGCGTCTGCGTAGCTCGGAGTCTCGATCATGACCTTCTCCCGGGACTGGGATGTCCCATCATGCGCCGGATACCACCGTCTCGCAGGCTTCCCGTCACTTTCCTCCTATGGCCTCGGCGATCTCGGGCAGCGTGGCGGGGTCCTCGATCGTGGACGGCATGGTGTACGGGTTGCCGTCGGCGATGTCCCGCATCGTGGCGCGCAGGATCTTGCCCGAGCGGGTCTTCGGCAGCCGGGCGACCACCACGGCGCGGCGGAAGGCGGCGACGGGGCCGATGCGCTCGCGCACCAGGGCGGTCAGCTCGCGTTCGAGCTCCTCCGGGTCGCGTTCCGCGCCTGCCTTCAGCACCACGAAGCCGACCGGGAGCTGGCCCTTCAGCTGGTCGGCCACGCCGATCACGGCGCACTCGGCGACGTCCGGGTGCGCGGCGATGACCTCTTCCATCGCGCCGGTCGAGAGCCGGTGCCCGGCCACGTTGATCACGTCGTCGATGCGGCCCATGACGTACAGGTAGCCGTCGGCGTCCAGATGGCCGCCGTCGCCCGTCAGGTAGTGGCCGGGATAGCGCTCCAGGTAGGAACGCCGGTAACGGTCGTCGTCGCGGTAGAGGGTGGGCAGCGCGCCGGGCGGCAGCGGCAGCTTGACGGTGACCGCGCCGTCGACGCCCGGCGGGAGGTCGTTGCCGTCGGCGTCGAGGATGTGCACGTCCCAGCCGGGGACGGGCCTGGTCGGGGAGCCGGGCTTGATCGGCAGGGGCTCGAGGCCGACGCAGTTGGCGGCGATCGGCCAGCCGGTCTCGGTCTGCCACCAGTGGTCGATGACGGGGATGCCGAGCAGGTCGGACGCCCAATGGTAGGTGTCGGGGTCGAGGCGTTCGCCGGCCAGGAAGAGGTAGCGAAGTCCGGACAGGTCCCACTTTTTGGCGAAATTTCCGGATGGGTCCTCTTTTTTGATCGCCCTGATCGCGGTCGGCGCGGTGAACAACGTCCGGACGCCGTGCGTCGACACCACCCGCCAGAACGCTCCTGGGTCGGGAGTGCCGACGGGCTTGCCCTCGTACAGCACGGTCGTGCAGCCGGCCAGCAGCGGGGCGTACACGATGTAGGAGTGGCCGACCACCCAGCCCACGTCGGAGGCCGCCCAGTAGACCTCGCCGGGCGCGGCGCCGTACACGTTCGCCATGCTCCAGTGCAGCGCGACGGCGTGCCCGCCGTTGTCGCGCACGACGCCCTTCGGTGAGCCCGTGGTGCCGGAGGTGTAGAGGATGTAGAGCGGGTCGGTGGCGGCCACGCTCACGCAGACGGCCGGCTCGGCGCCGCGTACGGCCTCCGCCCAGTCCACGTCGCGCCCCTCGGCAAGCCCGGCGACGCACTGCGGCCGCTGGAGGATCACGCACCGGTCGGGCCGGTGTGTGGCCTGCTCAAGCGCCGAGTCCAGCAGCGGTTTGTACTCCACCACCCGGGCCGGCTCGATCCCGCACGACGCCGACATCACGACCTTGGGCCGAGCGTGGTCGATCCGCACGGCCAGCTCCCTGGCCGCGAAACCGCCGAACACCACCGAGTGCACGGCGCCCAGCCGCGCGCACGCCAGCATGGCGACCACCGCCTCCGGCACCATCGGCATGTAGATCACGACAGTGTCGCCGGCGCGCACGCCGAGGTCCCGCAGCATGCCCGCGGTCCGCGCGACCTGGTCGAGCAGCTCTGCGTACGTGAAGGTGCGCACGACGCCCGTGACGGGGCTGTCGTAGATCAGCGCGGCCTGCTCACCGCGCCCGGTCGCCACGTGCCGGTCCACCGCGTTGTAGCAGGTGTTGAGCCGACCGTCGGGGAACCACCGGCCGTCGCCGAAGACGGTGGCGGGCGCCACGTCCCAGTCGATGCCGCGGGCCGCCGCGGCCCAGAACTCGTCGGGGTGTTCGATGCTGTCCCGGTAAGCCTCGTCAAAAGCGCCCACTTGTCGATCAGAACAGCCGCCGGCCCCATGACGCAAGATATTCGGGTGAGTGATGACTTGATCCTTTCCGTCGTCATGGGTTCGCGGGCGTACGGGCTGCAGACCGAGGCCTCGGACACCGACCGGCGGGGCGTGTTCGTGGCGCCGACGGTCGCGTTCTGGCGGCTGGACAAACCCGCCACGCACCGGGACGGGCCGCTGCCCGAGCAGTTCTCGTGGGAGGTCGAACGCTTCTGCGTGCTCGCGCTCGACGCCAACCCCACCGTCCTGGAGTGCCTGTGGTCCCCCATCGTGGAGCTGATCACGCCGGCCGGGCGGCGGCTGCGGGAGCTGCGCGGGGCGTTCGTGTCGGCGAAGGCGCAGCAGTCGTTCGCCGGGTACGCCGACGCGCAGTTCCGCCGGCTCGACCCGGCCGCGCCGAAGTGGAAGCAGGCCATGCACATGGTGCGACTGCTGCTCAGCGGCCTGCACCTGATGCGTTACGGTGAACCGCTGGTCGATATGGGGCCGTACCGGGAGCAACTGCTGGCAATCAAACGGGGCGAGGTGCCGTGGGCGGAGGTGGACGGCTGGCGTGCGGCCCTGTCCGCCGAGCTGGCCGCCACGCCCAGCGTGCTGCCCGCGGAGCCGGACCGGGCGCGGGTCGAGGAGTTCCTGATCGGTGTGCGTAAGGAGAATCTGTGAGCGTGTTACCCGGCTGGCTGTCCGAGATCCCGGGCGAGCAGCCGTACCCGCTGGTGTTCGCGACGGTGAGCGGGGCCCACCTGTACGGGTTCCCGTCGGTGGACTCCGACGTGGACCTGCGGGGTGTGCACGTGCTGCCGGTCGAGGAGGTGGCGGGGCTGCGGCACGGGCCGGAGACGCTGGAGCGGACGTGGACGCGTGACGGCGTGGAGATGGACCTGGTCACGCACGACCTCGCGAAGTTCTGCCGCCTGCTGCTCGGGCGCAACGGCTATGTGCTGGAGCAGTTGCTGTCGCCGCTGGTGGTGGCGTCGTCGCCGGTGCACGAGGAGCTGGTGGCCCTGGCGCCGGGGTGCGTGACGCGGCACCACGCCCACCACTACCTGGGGTTCGCGCGGACGCAGTGGGGGCTCTTCTTGAAGACCATGGAGCTGAAGCCGCTGCTCTACACCTTCCGCGTGCTGGCCACGGGGACACACCTCATGCGTACCGGGGAACTGGAGGCCGACCTGACGCGGCTGTACGCATACGGGCCCGCGTACCTGCCCGAACTGGTGGCGTTGAAGCGGGACGCCGAGCACGGACGCGCGCCTTCCGTCATCGGGGTGGAGGCGGACGTGGAACGGATGACCACGGCGCTGGAGCACGCGCGGGACTCCTCGGCACTGCCGGAACGCGCGACGGCCGAGGGCGCGCTGCACGATCTCGTGGTACGGGCCCGGCTGGCGGCGCCGTGACGCTGGTGGGCCGGCAGGACGCCCCTCTTGACATGTTCCTGACGCCGCTCAGCCTATCCGGACGGCAAGCACCACCAGGCAGATCAGCTCATGAGGGATCGCTCGCCAAGGCGACGGAGGGCCTGGCCTGGTCGATGACCTTGGCTAGGTCCTCGACCACGCTGTTCTCGAAGACCACCTCAGGCGGAAGGTCGGTCTGCAGGTCGCGGCGGATGCGCATGCGGCCGCGGGCGGCGAGGAGGGAGTGGCCGCCGAGGCCGAAGAAGTCGTCGTGGATGCTGATCGACTCCACGCGGAGCAGTTCCTCCCAGAGCTGGACGAGGTAGCGCTCGGTGGCGGTGCGTGGAGGTTCGTAGGTGCGCCGCCGCCGGGAGCGGTCCTCTGCGGCCTCGCGCAGCCGTGCCCAGTCCCGTTTGCCGTGCGCGTCCAGCGGCATGGAGTCCA includes:
- a CDS encoding propionyl-CoA synthetase, which gives rise to MGAFDEAYRDSIEHPDEFWAAAARGIDWDVAPATVFGDGRWFPDGRLNTCYNAVDRHVATGRGEQAALIYDSPVTGVVRTFTYAELLDQVARTAGMLRDLGVRAGDTVVIYMPMVPEAVVAMLACARLGAVHSVVFGGFAARELAVRIDHARPKVVMSASCGIEPARVVEYKPLLDSALEQATHRPDRCVILQRPQCVAGLAEGRDVDWAEAVRGAEPAVCVSVAATDPLYILYTSGTTGSPKGVVRDNGGHAVALHWSMANVYGAAPGEVYWAASDVGWVVGHSYIVYAPLLAGCTTVLYEGKPVGTPDPGAFWRVVSTHGVRTLFTAPTAIRAIKKEDPSGNFAKKWDLSGLRYLFLAGERLDPDTYHWASDLLGIPVIDHWWQTETGWPIAANCVGLEPLPIKPGSPTRPVPGWDVHILDADGNDLPPGVDGAVTVKLPLPPGALPTLYRDDDRYRRSYLERYPGHYLTGDGGHLDADGYLYVMGRIDDVINVAGHRLSTGAMEEVIAAHPDVAECAVIGVADQLKGQLPVGFVVLKAGAERDPEELERELTALVRERIGPVAAFRRAVVVARLPKTRSGKILRATMRDIADGNPYTMPSTIEDPATLPEIAEAIGGK
- a CDS encoding nucleotidyltransferase domain-containing protein is translated as MSDDLILSVVMGSRAYGLQTEASDTDRRGVFVAPTVAFWRLDKPATHRDGPLPEQFSWEVERFCVLALDANPTVLECLWSPIVELITPAGRRLRELRGAFVSAKAQQSFAGYADAQFRRLDPAAPKWKQAMHMVRLLLSGLHLMRYGEPLVDMGPYREQLLAIKRGEVPWAEVDGWRAALSAELAATPSVLPAEPDRARVEEFLIGVRKENL
- a CDS encoding nucleotidyltransferase domain-containing protein, which codes for MSVLPGWLSEIPGEQPYPLVFATVSGAHLYGFPSVDSDVDLRGVHVLPVEEVAGLRHGPETLERTWTRDGVEMDLVTHDLAKFCRLLLGRNGYVLEQLLSPLVVASSPVHEELVALAPGCVTRHHAHHYLGFARTQWGLFLKTMELKPLLYTFRVLATGTHLMRTGELEADLTRLYAYGPAYLPELVALKRDAEHGRAPSVIGVEADVERMTTALEHARDSSALPERATAEGALHDLVVRARLAAP